One part of the Pseudomonas urmiensis genome encodes these proteins:
- a CDS encoding SDR family oxidoreductase, giving the protein MTSTVFITGATSGFGEATARLFADAGWKLVLTGRRKERLDALCAELSAKTEVHGIVVDVRDRAAMEQAIANLPPAFDKLRGLVNNAGLALGADPAQKCDLDDWETMVDTNIKGLMYTTRLLLPRLIAHGRGASILNVGSVAGNYPYPGSHVYGGTKAFVGQFSLSLRCDLRGTGVRVSNIEPGLCESEFSLVRFGGDQAKYDATYAGAEAIQPQDIAETIFWILNQPAHININSLELMPVSQDWAGFSIDRSAKG; this is encoded by the coding sequence ATGACGTCCACCGTATTCATCACAGGCGCCACTTCCGGTTTTGGCGAGGCGACGGCCCGCCTGTTTGCCGATGCCGGCTGGAAACTGGTCCTGACTGGCCGTCGTAAAGAGCGCCTGGACGCGCTGTGTGCCGAGCTCTCGGCCAAGACCGAAGTGCATGGCATCGTTGTCGACGTGCGTGATCGCGCGGCCATGGAGCAAGCCATCGCAAACCTGCCGCCGGCCTTCGACAAGCTGCGCGGGCTGGTCAACAACGCAGGCCTGGCGCTGGGCGCGGACCCGGCGCAGAAGTGCGACCTGGACGATTGGGAAACCATGGTCGACACCAACATCAAAGGCCTGATGTATACCACCCGCTTGCTGCTGCCACGGCTGATCGCCCATGGTCGCGGTGCGTCGATCCTCAACGTCGGCTCGGTGGCTGGCAACTATCCGTATCCGGGCAGCCACGTGTATGGCGGCACCAAGGCTTTCGTCGGCCAGTTCTCGCTGAGCCTGCGCTGCGACCTGCGCGGCACGGGCGTGCGCGTCAGCAACATCGAGCCGGGGCTGTGCGAAAGTGAGTTCTCGCTGGTACGTTTTGGTGGCGACCAGGCCAAGTACGACGCCACCTACGCTGGCGCCGAAGCGATCCAGCCGCAGGACATCGCCGAGACCATCTTCTGGATTCTCAATCAGCCGGCGCACATCAACATCAACAGCCTGGAGTTGATGCCAGTGAGCCAGGATTGGGCCGGGTTCTCGATCGATCGTTCGGCCAAGGGCTGA
- a CDS encoding ABC transporter ATP-binding protein — MSAPILELKDLDVFYGPIQALKKVSMHINEGETVSLIGANGAGKSTLLMSIFGQPRAASGQIVYRGTDITRKSSHYIASNGIAQSPEGRRVFPDMTVEENLMMGTIPIGDKYAAEDMQRMYELFPRLKERRTQRAMTMSGGEQQMLAIARALMSRPKLLLLDEPSLGLAPIVVKQIFATLRELAKTGMTIFLVEQNANHALKLSDRAYVMVNGQIRMTGTGQELLVNEEVRNAYLGGH; from the coding sequence ATGAGTGCACCCATTCTCGAACTGAAGGACCTGGACGTGTTCTACGGGCCAATCCAGGCGCTGAAGAAAGTCTCGATGCACATCAACGAGGGCGAGACGGTCAGCCTGATCGGCGCCAACGGCGCGGGCAAGTCGACCTTGCTGATGTCGATCTTCGGCCAGCCGCGCGCGGCGTCTGGGCAGATCGTCTACCGTGGCACCGATATCACCCGCAAGTCGTCGCACTACATCGCCTCCAACGGCATTGCCCAGTCGCCGGAAGGGCGGCGGGTGTTCCCCGACATGACCGTCGAGGAAAACCTGATGATGGGCACCATTCCCATTGGGGATAAGTATGCCGCCGAGGATATGCAGCGCATGTACGAGCTGTTTCCACGCTTGAAAGAGCGGCGGACCCAACGCGCCATGACCATGTCCGGTGGTGAACAGCAGATGTTGGCGATTGCCCGAGCGTTGATGAGCCGGCCCAAGTTGCTCTTGCTCGATGAGCCGTCTTTGGGGCTGGCGCCGATCGTGGTCAAGCAGATCTTTGCCACCTTGCGTGAGCTGGCCAAGACCGGCATGACCATCTTTCTGGTCGAGCAGAACGCCAACCATGCGCTGAAGCTGTCGGACCGCGCCTATGTGATGGTCAACGGGCAGATTCGCATGACCGGCACGGGGCAGGAGTTGTTGGTCAACGAAGAGGTGCGTAACGCTTATCTGGGCGGGCACTGA
- a CDS encoding ABC transporter ATP-binding protein has product MSDEIILSVEHLMMQFGGIKALSDVSLQVKRNQIFALIGPNGAGKTTVFNCLTGFYKASGGRIELNVRGNRTDVIQLLGERFQPTDFVSPARFANRLYYKMFGGTHLVNRAGLARTFQNIRLFKEMSVVENLLVAQHMWVNRNLLAGVLNTKSYRKAESDALDHAFYWLEVVDLVDCANRLAGELSYGQQRRLEIARAMCTRPKIICLDEPAAGLNPQETEALSRMIRVLRDEHDITVVLIEHDMGMVMSISDHIVVLDHGNVIAEGAPQEIRHNPTVIAAYLGADEEELV; this is encoded by the coding sequence ATGAGCGACGAAATCATTCTTTCGGTCGAACACCTGATGATGCAGTTCGGCGGCATCAAGGCGCTCAGCGATGTCAGCCTGCAGGTCAAGCGCAACCAGATCTTCGCCTTGATCGGCCCCAACGGCGCTGGCAAGACTACCGTGTTCAACTGCCTGACCGGCTTCTACAAGGCCAGTGGCGGACGCATCGAGCTGAATGTGCGGGGTAACCGCACCGACGTGATCCAGCTGCTCGGCGAGCGCTTCCAACCAACCGACTTCGTCTCGCCTGCGCGCTTTGCCAACCGCCTGTACTACAAGATGTTCGGCGGCACCCATCTGGTCAATCGCGCAGGCTTGGCGCGGACCTTCCAGAACATTCGCCTGTTCAAGGAAATGTCGGTGGTGGAGAACCTGTTGGTGGCCCAGCACATGTGGGTCAACCGCAATCTGCTGGCCGGGGTGCTCAACACCAAGAGTTATCGCAAGGCCGAAAGCGATGCTCTGGATCACGCCTTCTACTGGCTGGAAGTGGTCGATCTGGTCGACTGCGCCAACCGCCTGGCGGGCGAACTGTCCTACGGTCAACAACGCCGCCTGGAGATCGCCCGGGCCATGTGCACGCGGCCGAAGATCATCTGCCTGGACGAACCCGCCGCCGGCCTCAACCCGCAGGAGACCGAGGCGCTCAGCCGCATGATCCGCGTGCTGCGTGATGAGCACGATATTACCGTGGTGCTGATCGAGCATGACATGGGCATGGTCATGAGTATCTCCGACCACATCGTGGTACTCGACCACGGCAACGTCATTGCCGAAGGCGCCCCGCAGGAAATCCGCCACAACCCGACTGTGATCGCCGCCTACCTGGGTGCAGACGAAGAGGAACTGGTATGA
- the livM gene encoding high-affinity branched-chain amino acid ABC transporter permease LivM, giving the protein MSTANTASSGFDIKRSLLETIVAGLLALIVFGPVVGVVLDGYTFNAEPSRVAWLVGGVMAGRFLLSVFFQSGTGQRMLQGFESGGSGVHVLAPDYKSRLRYVIPALIVIAIVFPIFANKYLLTVVILGLIYVLLGLGLNIVVGLAGLLDLGYVAFYAIGAYGLALGYQYLGLGFWSVLPLAAIAAALAGCILGFPVLRMHGDYLAIVTLGFGEIIRLVLNNWLSFTGGPNGMPAPSPTFLGLEFGRRAKDGGVPFHEFFGIDYNPNIKFLFIYIVLFLVVLAVLYIKHRLTRMPVGRAWEALREDEIACRSMGLNHVLVKLSAFTIGASTAGLAGVFFATYQGFVNPSSFTFFESALILAIVVLGGMGSTVGVVIAAFVLTVAPELLRSFSEYRVLLFGVLMVLMMIWRPRGLIRISRTGVVPRKGVAP; this is encoded by the coding sequence CTGGAGACCATCGTCGCGGGCTTGCTGGCACTGATCGTGTTCGGCCCGGTGGTCGGCGTGGTGCTCGATGGCTACACCTTCAATGCCGAGCCAAGCCGCGTGGCCTGGCTGGTCGGCGGGGTGATGGCGGGGCGCTTCCTGCTTAGCGTGTTCTTCCAGAGCGGCACCGGCCAGCGCATGCTGCAAGGCTTTGAAAGTGGCGGCTCGGGCGTGCATGTGCTGGCGCCCGACTACAAGTCGCGGCTGCGCTACGTCATCCCGGCGCTGATCGTGATCGCGATCGTGTTCCCGATCTTCGCCAACAAATATCTGCTGACGGTGGTCATCCTCGGCCTGATCTACGTGTTGCTGGGTTTGGGCTTGAACATCGTGGTCGGTCTGGCCGGTCTGCTCGACCTGGGCTATGTGGCGTTCTATGCCATCGGCGCTTATGGCCTGGCGCTGGGCTACCAGTACCTGGGCCTGGGCTTCTGGAGCGTGCTGCCGCTGGCGGCCATCGCAGCGGCGCTCGCCGGCTGCATATTGGGCTTCCCGGTGCTGCGCATGCACGGTGACTACCTGGCCATCGTGACCCTGGGCTTTGGCGAGATCATCCGGCTGGTGCTGAACAACTGGCTGTCATTCACCGGTGGGCCGAACGGCATGCCGGCGCCGTCGCCAACGTTCCTGGGCCTTGAGTTCGGTCGCCGGGCCAAGGACGGCGGGGTGCCGTTTCACGAGTTCTTCGGGATCGACTACAACCCCAACATCAAATTCCTGTTCATCTACATCGTGCTGTTCCTGGTGGTGCTGGCGGTGCTGTACATCAAGCATCGACTGACCCGCATGCCGGTCGGGCGCGCCTGGGAGGCGCTGCGCGAAGACGAGATCGCCTGCCGCTCGATGGGGCTGAACCACGTGCTGGTCAAGCTTTCGGCGTTCACCATCGGTGCGTCCACGGCTGGCCTTGCCGGGGTGTTCTTCGCCACCTACCAAGGCTTCGTCAACCCGTCCTCGTTCACCTTCTTCGAGTCGGCGCTGATCCTGGCGATCGTCGTACTCGGCGGCATGGGTTCGACCGTTGGCGTGGTCATCGCCGCATTCGTGCTGACCGTGGCACCTGAGCTGCTGCGCAGTTTCTCCGAATACCGGGTACTGCTGTTCGGCGTGCTGATGGTGCTGATGATGATCTGGCGACCGCGTGGGCTGATCCGCATCAGCCGCACCGGGGTAGTCCCGCGTAAAGGAGTGGCGCCATGA